In one window of Ovis aries strain OAR_USU_Benz2616 breed Rambouillet chromosome 5, ARS-UI_Ramb_v3.0, whole genome shotgun sequence DNA:
- the LOC121819589 gene encoding uncharacterized protein LOC121819589, producing MAKVSPLLPHGLWSVGMKLCYVRKATITQQAGLFAHLPPWRRGVMAPPPEPPGPGSRGPASAPPCSSSQDQHPPHVRWPLSMTTRHVYMLATWPLQAGKGRISKKCRKARAVTPALANCWTLIRHKDHHHHPWTSPWLLPISGTKKARAEPDASITNIPSGIFSDSHLLTCLANILADNGQAAPVDEALLPVMQTGEKRAMHTAGLQSLHRGSSLERTSPCPPPTSTLLSDARWVGCWRGQVHARHQHPPCCDARWVGCWRGQVHARHQHPPCSVTPAGTGGLCRSIDTAGSLRLLQVSAESQKHH from the coding sequence ATGGCGAAGGTGAGCCCACTCCTTCCTCATGGTCTCTGGAGTGTGGGTATGAAGTTGTGTTATGTAAGAAAAGCCACGATCACCCAGCAGGCTGGACTGTTTGCTCACCTACCTCCGTGGAGGAGGGGGGTCATGGCTCCGCCGCCAGAGCCACCCGGCCCTGGGAGCAGGGGACCCGCCTCAGCCCCTCCCTGCTCATCCTCCCAGGACCAACACCCCCCACACGTCAGGTGGCCCTTGAGCATGACAACGCGGCACGTTTATATGCTGGCCACGTGGCCCCTCCAAGCAGGAAAGGGCCGGATCAGCAAGAAGTGCAGAAAAGCACGCGCCGTGACACCCGCACTCGCCAACTGCTGGACTCTGATTCGTCACaaagaccaccaccaccacccatggACATCCCCTTGGCTACTTCCCATCTCAGGAACCAAGAAAGCGAGAGCTGAGCCTGATGCTTCCATAACAAATATTCCAAGCGGGATTTTCTCTGACTCTCATCTGCTGACTTGTCTTGCTAATATATTAGCAGACAACGGCCAGGCGGCTCCAGTCGATGAGGCCTTGCTCCCTGTGATGCAGACGGGGGAGAAGAGGGCCATGCACACGGCTGGGCTCCAATCCCTCCATCGGGGAAGCAGCCTGGAGAGGACAAGTCCATGCCCGCCACCAACATCCACCCTGCTCAGTGACGCCCGCTGGGTCGGGTGCTGGAGAGGACAAGTCCATGCCCGCCACCAACATCCACCCTGCTGTGACGCCCGCTGGGTCGGGTGCTGGAGAGGACAAGTCCATGCCCGCCACCAACATCCACCCTGCTCAGTGACGCCCGCTGGGACGGGCGGCCTTTGCAGGAGCATCGACACGGCCGGCAGTCTCCGGTTGTTACAGGTTAGTGCGGAATCACAGAAGCACCACTGA